The window tttcgtaatttcatttttttcaacattacaTTTGTTATCGCAGTTTACATCAGAAACTTCCGCTTGGCTTActggtttttctttattttcctttttatttattttttgttttggttttgatatattttcagaTTCCGGAAAATCACACCATGTAGCTTTTCTCTTCTGAACCTTATGTTCTTTAAggaagttattataattttctattctTTGTTGTTCTGCctaaaatattggaaaagatTAGAATAAGTCTACTGATTATTCACAAAAGTAATAAGTGTAATAGAACGTAAAACCATAATTACCTCTTCTCGTTTTTTGCATTCTTCACTATCAGTTTTAGCTTTTAACATGTGTTCTTTCATCACCTCCCATGGTGTACTGTCTTCAGGAGATTTTAGGTTAGAGGCTTTAGAGCCTTTTGCTCTAGCGAATCTAgtcattatgtttatttaatgatattttcacAAGGCACAGTTTCgtagaaattgttttttttttttaaatgttgtaatacAGTTTCCACTATAATATGAATGAGATGCCTGTCGACATTATTCAACTTttggaatttatatttcattcataaccCTATCTGGGTTAAGAACATATGACACATGTGGCAGGAACTTCAAAAATGTCAATTGTCAAAACGTCAATGTTGAAGGTTGCCATTCAAGTGTTGCtactatttaactttttttttattatagggggcaaacgagcaggaggctcctaaattaaaaaacaaagatatCCACATATCCACATATAGCagacatttattaatacatatatgccAATTCacattacaaatcaaatcaattttattcaagtaaacttcacaacgaagcgttttagaatcgtcgatataaaaaaaccaccaccgtttcggaaagcagcctccagcgagaagaaacggcaagaaacacgcatagttgctcttatcaaataaacaaatttacaatgctgttttttttacaaaaaatagtgTTCTGTGATGGAACCccagcctaaatccaggcgtttttttctaaaaagtactcatttaatgaataataagacttatttattaatttagtcttaataaactttttaaatggtaaattggttacatttcccggtatcttattatatatgcattgcctaaaaacgttctctgtaccgtatgcaaacggaaagtaggggttactagtttatttttacctttgtattttcttctgtataaacattatattatcataaatatattgtgaaacaGCCGTAGCAGCAcacctatttctttaaaattttcgcGTAATGATGTCCTagagctaatattataaatagttcggATAGCTCTTTTCTGCAGAATAAATGCTATTTCAATATCTGCTGCATTACCCCACAACAACATTCCATATGACATAAGACtgtgaaaattactaaaataaactagtctAGCAGTACTTATGTCCGTGagtttttattgcataaatgGCACTACTTAGTTTCCCTGCTAGGGCATACAAATGGGTGCCCCACTGAAGTTTGGAGTCAAGAGTTATCCCTAGAAAGGCCGTCGACTCAACACACTCGAGCctttcattattcaaaataacgGCATAGAATttgttttgacatttgacagagaaaacaaaatacatttagtctttttggCATTTAGTAGataccaaattatttatatcaaaccaACCAAGAACCCGCGACAGAGCACTGTTTACAACgtcatagttgtttatttttctgtcgagtttaaaaataaaggatttATCATCTGCAAACAGTACAATGTCGCAagtcttatttacaaaataaggtaaatcatttatatatattaagaacagGTCTTAAAATTGAACCCTGTGGTACACCCATTTGCGCCAGAGCGCCATTTGACTTTGCACCGTTAACAACCTTCAAAactctttacaataatatatgtacgtatatatacatGCACCACTCGCGGCGCTTGCGGcacagctgtttttttttaaactgatatCGATGCACATCTCTGTTATTGGATCTCGGTTGCGTTACGGCCAGAACGATAAATCAtgatgttgttattttttatatacatatgtacattgtattttTGCATTCTATaaatcacatttatatttaaaacaaattacctCCTTCTAAACTTAATTCGTCATTTTGTATGAcacttcaaaaaataataatagctaagctactaaattataaactaatcgTAATATTTCAAAACGCGAAGACGtgattctaataattttaagcagcaatctgtatttttcatttttattcatagtaaaacaatcttatgtataatatatataggtaagaggtaagaaacaataatttatcaaaattttcgCCTCGCAGATTGCTCTTTCTGTCTTAATAAATTTGTCGTCTACTCGTCGGTGGAGCTGATAAGAATTTCAGTGCTACCTTTCTCAGAGACAGAAATGGATTAGATTTccagtaataataaatgtctgCACTTCTCCGTAAAATAGGTTCTGCCAAGTATGCTTGAATGGTTATCTTAATTTGGGATAAACAATCACTATTCTCCACACCAGAGGTTCCTATTAAATTACAAGTAGATTTATCATGGGCGTCCCAAGGCCCTTCCGCCTTTTGTATTCTAGATGAACAAGATGGCTGTGATTCTTCAGAATGATAATTTTCACTCATTCTAGATGAACAAGAAGGCTGTGATTCTTCAGAATGATAATTTACACTCATTGTATAACTAACATCCTCCGTATAAATTCTCAAATGATTTTCTATTTCTAAGGTGGCAATATCAACTTCATCAGAATGTGCTTTCAAATCTTGGATCCAGTAATGTTGCAATTACGTAATTGACGTATGCAAATCAAGTGATTCATGCAACCGTGTTTTCATGTTTCACATTATTTCGCTTTCATTTTCGTCTCTAGTTTGCAGCTTCCTACTTAATAGTGATATCAAAGGAATTGCAAGGGAAATACATGCGTTATCATATGACAGATCAAGTGTATCAAAAAACTTTAGTACCTCAGTAAGATTCTTTATAATATCCCATTCCCAACTCACAACAAACAAAACGCATTGCGAACACAAGCAAGTTACGACATGATTAAACAATTACCGATCATGACCGAGCACAGCGCGGCAACTTCCGAACGCAGTTTCGGTTTCGGTCGCAGTTTCGGCAAGTTTACCGCCGAAACCGAAACTCATTTTTTTGCCGAAACTCAACAGAACTTTCGGTCGGACATTAATGTATACACTTCTAGTCTAGCCTAGTCGTAGTTCCCAGGACGAAACAAGCTCAGGAAATGCAGCCGCTGTCCACGATACAGTATGGTAGCGCCGTTTCACCCTCACCTCTATATTCTCGGCGGTACTTACAATTTGATCAAACGAAATGCCTTATTAAATACAACCAGGAAATAGAATATTTAgatcgaatataatatttaaagttattttaggtAATAAAGGTGTTCGTATTTCTGTCaaaataagctatttttattacaattgtgAGAACAAAAGATTTTGAAATTATGGGTcttatttgttacattatacTGCATATTTAATTAGAACCTAGTTTTTGTCAACGAACTCAAGTAAAGAACGAaaccatattttataaatggttggaagtattattgtaataatatatatgagtaAAGCAAATGTTTTTGAACATCATATTCCTTCAGTTACTCGAAATAGAAAAGCTTAcacttaaaattatctttttcctttttaaagaaagataacaacaaaaatatacaattttattcaaacaactACTACTGTAAACTATAGTCGTTACTATTAATACTCCTTAATTGGGAATAAATGGAAACacaaacattttatactttttttttatttgaacttaaTTTTGCTTCCACTAATTTAATCCAATTTTCATACTGTTCATTGTCTTCTTCATCTATTTCGTCACAAAACTTATCGATATCTTCATCTTTTGGCTCCTCTTCACAATTTTGGTTAATATTCTTGTTACTATTTCTGTCATTGCGATTAAGAGAAACCTCTCGCggttcatcatcatcgtcatcaaatattattttcttgtttttattattattggattTTATTCTTGAAACTTCCTTAGTAATTACTGACGTATTTTCTAAATGTGACAGATTTTTATCATTTGATATTTGAGCTTCATCGCCACACATATTTTTAGACGTAACCGCTTTGTCCGACTTATtatccttatttaatttttttttctgtttctttttttgaattCCGGAAtcctttgatttatttttgtcgaTGTTATCACTTTTCAaatcctttttattatttttacccaTGACtctgaaaagaaaattatgattaaaaaaccTTCATAATTATGTAGTAATAATTTGATAACTccacaaataaaatacagaaaaatattcCTAGcttatctttacatttaataaattatttatatttaaaatctcatGTAATATCACCACCCCATATACTTAtcacaataaatatgtaactgtaaaatataaatgtatgacataaaaaaactcCGGGGCATACAtgcgcattttttttttagtatattcaactcaattttttttttaataaatacactcCAAATATCTTCGAACttgaaaattaatcttttttacgagtataatataattgatatcagcgcaatattttaagtacatataatatattaatgactttagTGTgactttaaatattagtaatattatttaataatgacattttcacatttgtttaatttggtaCGAGCTCCACCTtacctaataaaaaacaatatatatttgttaatgttacaaaatgtaacattatattttctatcattgtctcatttaaaatttacatacatacatttaaaaaatagactTTACTTTGAGGTTGAGTTTCTGAGCAAAAGTGATGAAAAAGCTctcgtgtatatatttatttttatatgcttatatTTAGTTCGTATgcatgtttcaaataaatactctttgacAGATATCTGTAGTTTAGTAAGAGTGTGATAGGCCGACAGCACTATTTCGTTACTTGGACGCAGATTGGTGATAGATATATTTGTGATCGATTTAAATGTTGGATTATAGGTAATTGTGTACATTAATTacagcttataatatttttttcgtctTTCAATTTCCTCGATGTAGAAAAGCTTAATTTAGCaaagtttagtttaatattGCACCggtttaattttgtgtttatagtggcaattatatttgaatatcattttTGTTTGGACATTTTCAAAAAGCCACCCGTGTTTCTATTTCAAATGTAAAGTACTTCTTCGAAAaggtaactattaataaatatcctgTTCATGAGATAAATCACTGCGAATCGTCTATTAgtgtctatttaaaataatttacatagtaAATCATACGCTTCgcgaaaattgtaaaattaatgacCTATACACGTGCTTAAGATGctgataaatagtaataatacttAGTTCAGTACAATAGTCGTAATACTGTAGTGATTCAGTAAAACAGAATCAAATAAGTCATGTGATACGCTAGAGTATTCAACTGAAGGCAAGTGACTGAGCTATTTTTATGtagcattacatttaaatatatatttttaattggtaagGTAATTAAATGTTCTCGTTGACTTTTAAAACTTCATCtacagaaaacaaaattattcctACTATTTGTTTTGTCTCGCGTATCTTGTCTGTATAACTTCgaaacgaataataattaaatcttaggCACACAAATAGCGAacacttttataatttagtttccaTTACTATACTTTACCACTTACGAATTCGAATAAGAATTGAAGAATGTAATATGTGTAagtataatactttaattaaaacatttttaataaaaaaaatcgaataaaaataaacttttaatcttctgaatataatttcaaagtaattaatttatataggtatactATGTACTTATAgtcaaactttaataaattatcctCTGTTATCTGTATGCCGTCACCacaagaattatttattgactttattaGCAATACATAACTCTCCCACTATGTGATAAACATATCGGCTACTCGTTGAGTTATATTTCATATCTTTCATAAAACACTTTTACGTAATACGAGTCGCCGCGACGACGCGGGCGTAGTGCCACCAATCGGCCCCGCCACTCACCTCCTACTTTTTACTCATTGCATCGCGAGTCGCGACAGCGATTGAAACGTCCGATCACATAAACTAGTTTAATGTGCGTAAGACTATTgtggatttttaataaatatttactaacacaAAATGTCAGAGAAGCAATATATTTTGGGAATGGATATTGGCACTACTTCTGTCAAAGTATGTGTTTACGATCCCGATACTAGTGAATTGGTGGCTAAGCAAAATAAGGATACCGCCGCAAACATTCCCAGTGATCAAGGAATTGAAGGTAATAAGCAGGATGTTCCAAAAATAGTATCTGCTGTACATTACTGCGTCTCGCGACTACCAAGAGATGTTTTACGGCACGTTAAGAAGATTGGTGTTTGCGGTCAAATGCATGGTGttgttttatggaaaaataggtaatttttacatattataaacattgttttattctaCAGGTGTAAAATAATTGtcgttaaatatgaattaattaataaataattcataagtctatttttattaacagaGCCTGGGAAAAAGTAGAAAAAGACGGTGTTGTTATACGGTTTGAAGGAGTCAGAGAACAAATGTCAGCATTATATACTTGGCAAGATACGAGATGCAAACCAGAGTTCTTGGAAACATTACCAAAGCCAGACtcacatttaaaatgttactcTGGTTATGGCTGTGCAACCCTATTATGGATGCTGAAAAATAAACCAGAAAAACTAAAGAATTTTACTTGTTCTGCAACTGTACAAGATTTTGTTGTGGCTATGCTCTGCAATCTTGAATGTCCAATAACATCGGATCAAAACGCAGCTAGCTGGGGCTATTTTAACACTGAGAAAAATGAGTGGaacttagatatattaaaatcgatagATTTTCCAATCAACCTTTTGCCAAAAATTATTAAGAGTGGAGCCATAGCAGGAACACTAAGTACTTCATGGAATGGAATCCCAGAGGGCACTCCAGTAGGTGCAGCCATGGGAGATCTTCAATGTTCTATCATTGCCACGCttgaaaataaacaagatgCTGTATTGAACATATCTACCTCAGCACAACTTGCCATTGTAGTTGATAAGATTAATGATTTAGGATGCAAAACAATTGAACATTTGCCATATTTTAACAACACTTACTTAGTTGTAGCTGCATCATTGAATGGAGGGAATGTTTTAGCTACATTTGTAAAAATGCTTCAACAGTGGATGATTGAATTTGGATTTCCAATTCCTCAATCTAAATT is drawn from Vanessa atalanta chromosome 16, ilVanAtal1.2, whole genome shotgun sequence and contains these coding sequences:
- the LOC125069937 gene encoding sedoheptulokinase-like, translating into MSEKQYILGMDIGTTSVKVCVYDPDTSELVAKQNKDTAANIPSDQGIEGNKQDVPKIVSAVHYCVSRLPRDVLRHVKKIGVCGQMHGVVLWKNRAWEKVEKDGVVIRFEGVREQMSALYTWQDTRCKPEFLETLPKPDSHLKCYSGYGCATLLWMLKNKPEKLKNFTCSATVQDFVVAMLCNLECPITSDQNAASWGYFNTEKNEWNLDILKSIDFPINLLPKIIKSGAIAGTLSTSWNGIPEGTPVGAAMGDLQCSIIATLENKQDAVLNISTSAQLAIVVDKINDLGCKTIEHLPYFNNTYLVVAASLNGGNVLATFVKMLQQWMIEFGFPIPQSKLWEKLIALGLDAPEGTNMKISPLLLGERHAPTAKASVENIDLSNIQLGHVFRSLCDSLIDNLHNMMPKEILLNANIKRIVGNGSGLSRNAVLQRAVEHYYSLPLEFTSGGDAAKGAAVAVLNAA